Proteins co-encoded in one candidate division KSB1 bacterium genomic window:
- the rpsB gene encoding 30S ribosomal protein S2: protein MAQVTLQDLLVAGCHFGHLTRRWNPKMKKFIFMERSGIHIIDLKKTEACLKRACEEVARIVRGGEKILFVGTKKQAKDIVRAEAERCGQFFVTERWLGGTLTNFVTIKKSAKRLKALEKMATDGTYDRLSKKEILAREREREKLLKAIGGIADMTRVPGALYVVDTKKEAIAVAEANRLNIPVIAILDTNADPDPIDFPIPANDDAFKSISLITRAIADAIIEAQEGTALVPPAAEEEEQVGEPPVPEEHVAPDAAEWEDLSKE from the coding sequence ATGGCACAGGTGACTCTCCAAGACCTCCTGGTGGCCGGCTGTCATTTTGGCCACCTCACCCGCCGCTGGAACCCGAAGATGAAAAAGTTCATCTTCATGGAACGCAGCGGCATCCACATCATTGACCTGAAAAAGACCGAGGCCTGTCTGAAGCGCGCCTGCGAAGAGGTGGCGCGCATCGTGCGTGGCGGCGAAAAGATCCTCTTTGTGGGCACCAAGAAGCAGGCCAAGGACATTGTCCGCGCCGAGGCGGAGCGCTGCGGGCAGTTCTTCGTGACCGAACGCTGGCTGGGTGGCACCCTCACCAACTTTGTCACCATTAAGAAGAGCGCCAAGCGCCTCAAGGCGCTGGAGAAGATGGCCACCGACGGCACCTACGACCGCCTGTCCAAGAAGGAGATCCTCGCCCGGGAAAGGGAACGGGAGAAGCTCCTCAAGGCCATTGGCGGCATTGCCGACATGACCAGGGTGCCCGGTGCGCTCTATGTGGTGGACACCAAGAAGGAGGCCATTGCGGTGGCGGAGGCGAACCGCCTGAACATCCCCGTCATCGCCATTCTGGATACCAACGCTGACCCAGATCCCATCGATTTTCCGATCCCGGCCAACGATGATGCGTTCAAGTCCATCAGCCTGATTACGCGCGCCATTGCCGATGCCATTATCGAGGCGCAAGAAGGGACGGCGCTGGTACCGCCGGCAGCAGAGGAGGAAGAGCAGGTGGGCGAGCCGCCAGTCCCGGAAGAACACGTTGCCCCGGATGCCGCTGAATGGGAAGATCTGAGCAAGGAATAG
- the tsf gene encoding translation elongation factor Ts, with product MDVPAAQVKALREKTGAGFMDCKKALAETQGDVEKAIEVLRKKGIATAQKKAGREAREGVIESYIHPGSRLGVLLELNCETDFVAKTDQFKTLARDLAMQVAAANPRVVRREELPAEVIEKELEIYRTQARNEGKPEQVVERIAQGKLEKFYQEVCLLEQSFIRDPNKSVNDLITEYIAKLGENIVVRRFVRFQLGE from the coding sequence ATGGACGTACCGGCTGCGCAGGTAAAGGCTTTGCGTGAAAAGACTGGCGCCGGCTTTATGGATTGCAAGAAGGCACTGGCAGAAACGCAGGGGGATGTTGAAAAAGCGATAGAGGTGTTGCGCAAGAAGGGCATCGCCACCGCCCAGAAGAAGGCTGGTCGCGAGGCACGCGAAGGAGTCATCGAGTCCTACATCCACCCTGGCAGCCGTCTGGGGGTACTGCTGGAGCTCAATTGCGAGACCGACTTTGTCGCCAAGACCGACCAGTTCAAGACGCTGGCACGCGACTTAGCCATGCAGGTGGCGGCCGCCAACCCCAGAGTGGTGCGCCGCGAGGAGCTGCCGGCAGAGGTTATCGAGAAGGAGCTGGAAATCTACCGCACGCAGGCGCGCAACGAAGGCAAGCCGGAGCAGGTGGTGGAACGCATCGCCCAGGGCAAGTTGGAAAAGTTCTATCAGGAAGTCTGTCTCTTGGAGCAGAGCTTCATCAGAGACCCGAACAAGTCGGTCAATGACCTCATCACCGAGTACATTGCCAAGTTGGGCGAGAACATCGTGGTGAGGCGTTTTGTTCGCTTCCAGCTTGGCGAGTAG
- the frr gene encoding ribosome recycling factor: MADNKPEMILQDAKRRMRATVESISAELAKIRTGKASAALLDAVRVEYYGAQVPIKQVANIGVPEPRLITIQPWDRTVIGAIEKAILKADLGLNPINDGHLIRLPIPELTEERRRELVKVCKKIAEEGRIAARNVRRDANDKLKLAEKNHEISEDDSHRYQEKVQELTDEIIKEIDQLLEKKEAEIMEE, translated from the coding sequence ATGGCTGACAACAAACCGGAAATGATCCTCCAGGACGCCAAGCGGCGCATGCGCGCCACTGTGGAGAGCATCAGTGCGGAGCTGGCCAAGATTCGCACGGGCAAGGCCTCGGCCGCCTTGCTGGATGCGGTGCGCGTGGAGTACTACGGGGCGCAGGTGCCCATCAAGCAGGTGGCCAATATCGGTGTGCCCGAGCCGCGCCTGATCACCATCCAGCCCTGGGACCGCACGGTCATCGGCGCCATCGAAAAGGCCATCCTGAAGGCTGACCTGGGGCTGAATCCCATCAACGACGGCCACCTCATTCGCCTGCCCATCCCGGAACTCACCGAGGAGCGGCGCAGGGAGCTGGTCAAGGTCTGCAAGAAGATCGCCGAAGAGGGTCGTATTGCCGCGCGCAACGTGCGCCGCGACGCCAACGACAAGCTGAAGTTGGCCGAGAAGAATCATGAGATCTCTGAGGACGACTCTCACCGCTACCAGGAGAAGGTGCAGGAGCTGACCGACGAGATCATCAAAGAGATCGACCAGCTTCTCGAGAAGAAGGAAGCCGAGATCATGGAGGAGTAG
- the rplM gene encoding 50S ribosomal protein L13: MKTFVPKKKDIEQKWYLVDASDQVLGRLASRIARVLRGKHKPIYTPHMDVGDFVVVVNAAQVKVTGKKTEQKRYYRYTGYPGGLRVEQYHKLMREKPERVLRHAVWGMLPHNSLGRKLLKKLKIYPGPEHPHQAQQPEPLPLSVR; the protein is encoded by the coding sequence TTGAAAACATTCGTACCGAAAAAGAAGGACATCGAGCAGAAGTGGTACCTGGTGGATGCGTCCGACCAGGTGCTGGGACGTCTGGCGAGCAGGATCGCACGCGTGTTGCGTGGCAAGCACAAGCCCATCTACACCCCGCACATGGATGTGGGCGATTTTGTCGTGGTGGTCAACGCCGCCCAGGTCAAGGTGACGGGCAAGAAGACCGAACAGAAGCGCTACTACCGTTACACCGGCTACCCAGGTGGCTTGCGCGTTGAGCAATATCACAAGCTCATGCGCGAGAAGCCGGAGCGGGTGTTGCGCCACGCGGTATGGGGGATGTTGCCGCACAACAGCCTGGGCAGGAAGCTCCTCAAGAAGCTGAAAATCTACCCTGGGCCGGAGCATCCACACCAGGCCCAGCAGCCGGAACCGCTGCCGCTCTCAGTGCGATAG
- the pyrH gene encoding UMP kinase has translation MQEPVYKRILVKLSGEALMGQQGLGIDPAVVSTMADEIRVVREHGVQVGVVVGGGNIFRGLSASARGMDRVTADYMGMLATVINALALQDYLERKGVPTRVLTAIKMEAVAEPFIRRRAIRHLEKGRVVIFAAGTGSPFFTTDTTAALRAVEIDAEVILKATKVDGVYDADPMKHQDATMFDAISYMDVVRKGLKVMDATAVTLCMDNKLPIIVFNLNKPGNLLRVVLGEKVGTKVSGESNG, from the coding sequence GTGCAAGAACCCGTGTACAAGCGCATCTTGGTGAAGCTGAGCGGCGAGGCCCTCATGGGCCAGCAGGGACTCGGTATCGATCCGGCAGTGGTCAGCACCATGGCAGACGAAATCCGCGTGGTGCGAGAACACGGCGTGCAGGTGGGTGTGGTGGTCGGCGGTGGTAACATCTTCCGGGGCTTGTCGGCCAGCGCGCGCGGCATGGACCGCGTGACCGCCGACTACATGGGCATGCTGGCCACGGTGATCAATGCCCTGGCCTTGCAGGATTACCTGGAGCGCAAAGGGGTGCCCACGCGGGTGCTCACGGCCATCAAGATGGAGGCAGTGGCCGAGCCTTTCATCCGGCGTCGCGCCATCCGGCATCTGGAAAAGGGGCGCGTGGTCATCTTTGCCGCCGGCACAGGGAGCCCTTTCTTTACCACCGACACCACTGCCGCTCTGCGCGCGGTGGAGATCGATGCCGAAGTCATTCTCAAGGCCACCAAGGTCGATGGCGTCTACGACGCCGACCCGATGAAGCACCAAGACGCCACCATGTTCGATGCCATCAGCTACATGGATGTGGTGCGCAAGGGGCTCAAGGTGATGGACGCCACCGCGGTCACCTTGTGCATGGACAATAAACTGCCCATTATCGTCTTCAACCTCAACAAGCCTGGTAACCTGTTGCGCGTGGTGTTGGGTGAAAAGGTTGGAACGAAAGTGAGTGGTGAGAGCAATGGCTGA
- a CDS encoding dihydroorotase: MNQPKPAQKVLFKGGSLLDLDTGKETPEDILIVDGRIAELGKVEIASFDGEVIDVSGAVVVPGLMDMHVHLREPGREDEETVETGCRAAMAGGFTAVCPMPNTEPPADKREVLDFLKERAAGQLVELFPIAAVSKGRKGEEIAEMGELVEAGAVAFSDDGDPVHNAAVMRRALEYASMFGRPVIDHCQELTLSAGGVMNEGFVSTNLGLPGMPAIAEEIMVARDLFLAKYTGGKLHIAHVSTAGAVELIRRARAEGVQVTCEVTPHHLTLTDEAVVGFDTNTKMNPPLRTAADVEALRAGLRDGTIQVIASDHAPHAIEEKEVECAAAPFGIIGLETSLGLVLRELVDGKVLSLAQALRAMTVGPRAALGLEQVKIAKGAMANLSFIDPRAEWVVDRSRLHSKCRNTPFHGWKLRGLVLALCNKGLFWCAGG; encoded by the coding sequence GTGAACCAGCCGAAACCTGCACAGAAAGTCTTGTTCAAAGGCGGCTCCCTGCTCGACCTGGACACGGGTAAAGAGACCCCTGAGGACATCCTCATCGTCGACGGGCGCATTGCCGAATTGGGCAAGGTGGAGATCGCTTCGTTCGACGGCGAGGTGATCGACGTCAGTGGCGCGGTTGTCGTTCCCGGGCTCATGGACATGCACGTGCACCTGCGCGAGCCAGGGCGCGAGGACGAAGAGACCGTGGAGACAGGCTGTCGAGCAGCCATGGCCGGCGGTTTCACCGCCGTCTGCCCCATGCCCAATACCGAACCCCCTGCCGACAAGCGGGAGGTGCTGGACTTTCTCAAGGAGCGAGCCGCTGGCCAGCTCGTGGAGCTTTTCCCCATCGCAGCCGTGTCCAAGGGGCGCAAGGGGGAAGAGATCGCGGAAATGGGCGAACTGGTGGAAGCGGGAGCCGTGGCCTTTTCTGATGACGGCGACCCTGTGCACAATGCCGCAGTGATGCGCCGGGCCTTGGAGTACGCCAGCATGTTCGGCCGGCCGGTCATCGACCACTGCCAGGAGTTGACTCTCAGCGCAGGCGGGGTGATGAACGAGGGCTTTGTCTCCACCAACTTGGGTCTGCCCGGCATGCCGGCCATTGCCGAGGAGATTATGGTGGCGCGGGACCTGTTCCTGGCCAAGTACACCGGTGGCAAATTGCACATCGCCCATGTCTCTACAGCCGGGGCAGTGGAGCTCATTCGCCGCGCGCGGGCTGAGGGCGTGCAGGTGACCTGCGAGGTGACACCCCATCACCTGACCTTGACCGACGAGGCGGTGGTTGGCTTCGACACCAACACCAAGATGAATCCGCCGCTGCGCACGGCTGCAGACGTGGAGGCCTTGCGGGCTGGGCTGCGCGATGGCACCATCCAGGTCATCGCCTCCGACCATGCCCCGCATGCCATCGAAGAGAAGGAGGTGGAATGCGCGGCGGCCCCGTTCGGCATCATCGGACTGGAGACGAGCCTCGGGCTGGTGCTGCGCGAACTGGTGGATGGCAAGGTGTTGAGCCTCGCCCAGGCGCTAAGGGCCATGACCGTAGGGCCGCGCGCCGCTTTGGGCCTTGAGCAGGTGAAGATCGCCAAGGGGGCAATGGCAAACCTGAGCTTCATCGACCCGCGGGCCGAGTGGGTGGTGGATCGCAGTCGCCTGCACTCCAAGTGTCGGAACACCCCGTTCCACGGCTGGAAGTTGCGGGGACTGGTGCTTGCCCTGTGCAACAAGGGGCTGTTTTGGTGCGCGGGGGGTTAG
- the rpsI gene encoding 30S ribosomal protein S9 — MVTKTVHYQAVGRRKDAVARVRLMPGKGQMVVNGRPLLDYFKRETLKMIIEQPLQITNTLGKFDIIARVDGGGLSGQAGAVRLGISRALVKADETLRPTLRSQGFLTRDPRMVERKKYGQPGARKRFQFSKR; from the coding sequence ATGGTAACCAAGACTGTACACTATCAGGCAGTGGGAAGACGCAAAGACGCAGTCGCGCGCGTGCGGCTGATGCCCGGCAAGGGGCAGATGGTCGTCAACGGCAGGCCGCTCTTGGACTACTTCAAGCGGGAGACGCTGAAGATGATCATCGAGCAGCCGCTCCAGATTACCAACACCTTGGGCAAATTCGACATCATCGCCCGCGTGGATGGCGGGGGACTTTCCGGCCAGGCTGGGGCAGTGCGCTTGGGGATTTCCCGGGCGCTGGTCAAAGCCGATGAGACGTTGCGGCCGACCCTGCGCAGCCAGGGCTTCCTGACCCGCGACCCGCGCATGGTCGAGCGCAAGAAGTACGGTCAGCCGGGCGCGCGCAAGCGTTTCCAGTTCTCCAAGCGATAA